Proteins from a single region of Carassius gibelio isolate Cgi1373 ecotype wild population from Czech Republic chromosome B15, carGib1.2-hapl.c, whole genome shotgun sequence:
- the LOC127972980 gene encoding uncharacterized protein LOC127972980: MKFAVLLSGLLLLFLLPNWTESVDTVDISTLARIINFFERNYKRVDTDGHPRQYAVAINVPKDQCQPDFYPEQNNFLTRENAESVRNAINDETNGLYQGEELIAAGLKKIVISRKKQYYLHSESLLLNPPDNSPMTNLLNKIKDGCSVFYTFNSPCVDSCLNASRNHNILEALRKWQEHDGIKAFVFRNIWGNDLGKDLQTAFKKIAAHVPLFRCVSENQCYACNREGNLPINAHCLT, translated from the exons ATG AAGTTCGCAGTACTTCTGAGTGGACTCCTGCTGCTCTTTCTGCTTCCTAACTGGACAGAAAGTGTTGACACTGTGGACATCAGTACTCTCGCCCGTATTATAAACTTCTTTGAGCGGAA CTATAAGAGAGTTGATACAGATGGCCATCCTCGTCAGTATGCTGTAGCCATCAACGTGCCAAAGGATCAGTGTCAACCGGACTTCTATCCTGAACAGAACAACTTCCTGACTCGAGAGAATGCAGAGAGTGTGAGAAATGCTATTAATGATGAAACAAATGGACTTTACCAAGGTGAAGAACTCATCGCTGCAGGACTTAAAAAGATTGTAATTAGTAGAAAGAAGCAATACTATTTGCATTCAGAGTCTCTATTGCTGAATCCTCCTGACAACTCACCCATGACCAatcttttgaataaaataaaagacgGCTGTTCTGTTTTCTATACGTTTAATTCTCCCTGTGTTGACTCATGTCTGAATGCATCAAGGAACCACAACATCTTAGAAGCCCTGAGGAAATGGCAAGAACATGATGGAATTAAAGCTTTCGTCTTTAGGAATATCTGGGGGAATGACCTTGGAAAAGATCTTCAGACTGCATTTAAGAAGATCGCGGCTCATGTTCCTCTCTTCCGTTGTGTGAGTGAGAATCAGTGTTATGCTTGTAACAGAGAAGGAAACCTTCCCATAAATGCTCACTGTCTGACTTGA